The Chitinophaga niabensis genome segment CTCCTGGAATAAAACGCTGGAGCTGCCGGTGAAGGAAGGCTTAAGTAATACCATCACCGGTGTCAGCAACGGCGCTTTAATTGTAGCAGGCGGCAGTAATTTTAATCAACCCATACAGCAGGGAGGGCAGAAGATCATTTACGATAAGATCTATGTAGCTACTGATGATAATACCATGAACTGGAGGGAAGCAGGCAGGCTGCCTTTCCCTTTAGCCAATGCAGCAGTGGTAAATACAAACAATGGTTTGCTGGTGATGGGTGGTACCAATGGTAAAAGCAATTCAGATAAAGTATTCTTACTTCGCTGGGATCCGGTATCAAACAAAGTTGAAACAGATACAGCTTTCCCACGCCTTCCTGTTCCGCTCTCTTCTTTATCAGCAGCCAGGGCAGGTAACAATATTTATATTGCCGCCGGGCAGGATGATGCAGGTCTGCCATCTCAGGGTTTCTGGAAACTGGACCTTACAAAACCTGAATGGCAGCCCCTGCCATCCTGGCCGGGAGCAGCAAGAACAGGCGCAGCAATGCTTACGCAGAGTAATGGGGAGTATGAATGCCTTTACCTGTTTGGCGGTAAAGGAACAGCAGGATATTTAAAAGATGCATTTGCTTACAATACCCACAAACAAACATGGAAAACACTGACGCCATTACCAAGGCCGGCATGGTTTAGCCCTGCTATAGGTTTAGGCCCAACGCATGTGATCTTATTCAGCGGATCTGATGGCCATGATGCAGATAAAGCAATTGAACTGAAAGATGATTATCACATGGTGAAAGAAGTGCTGGCCTATCATACCATTACAGACACCTGGATAAAACTGAACGATGTACCTGCCGGTGTAGCAGGAGCCACAGCCGTACGCTGGAAAGATCAGCTCATGCTGGTAGGAGGAGAATTGCGCCCCGGAGTTCGTACCAGCCAGATACAGGTGGCGGCATTACAAACCGCCAGGCAGAAAAGTAAGTTCGGCTGGATCGATTACAGCACACTGGTAATTTACCTGCTGGTACTGGCACTGATGAGCTATTATTTCTCCCGGAAAAAAACAGATGATTACCTGCTGGGCAGCAAAAATATCCCTTATTGGGTGGCAGGGATCAGTATCATGGCCACACAGGTGAGTGCCATTGGATTTATGAGTATACCGGCAAAGGCTTATGCTATTAACTGGGCCTATTTTGCAGGAGTATTTACCTGGTTCATTGCAGTGCCCATTGTTACCAAAGCTTACATTCCCTTCATCAGAAAGCTGAATGTAGCAAGTGCCTATCACTACCTGGAAGAACGGTTCAATTCAGGTGCAAGGCTTTTCGCCGCTTCTGTGTTTGTGTTCTACCAACTGGCACGCATGGGCCTGGTACTCTATCTTCCTTCACTGGCATTGTCCGCTGTTACGCCATTGGATATTATCACCTGTATCCTGATCATGGGGGTACTGAGTACAGTATATACCGTGGTAGGAGGTATTGAAGCCGTGATATGGATAGAAGTGGTACAGGCGGTATTATTATTCGGAGGTGCCCTGGTTTGTGCAATATTAGCCATTGTGGGGTTAAAGGGAGGCCTGTCTGATTTTTTTACACAAGGCATAGCAGATCAGAAATTCAGTCTTGGACAGGCGGAGTGGAATTTTACTTCTTCCTCGTTGATAGTGATCCTGATCGGGAATATATTCATCCGTTTAGGAAACCTCACCAGCGATCAGGCAGTAGTACAACGTTATATGACCACCCCCGATCTTAAACAGGCAAAAAGAAGTGTATGGGCAGACGTGGCAGTATCCATACCATGGGCTATTGTGATCTATGGTTTGGGAACGGCGTTGTACATCTTCTACAAACAACATCCTGAACAACTCAATCCTTCTGTTACCACAGATGGCATCCTTCCGATGTTCATTGCACAGCATGCACCTGTAGGCCTTAGCGGGCTGATCATTGCAGCCATCTTTGCTGCATCCATGGCTACGCTCGAAAGTCACATACATAGCGTGGCCACTATTTTTACCACAGATTTCTATGGCAGGTATAAAAAGGACCTTACCCAAAAGCAAACGGCAAAAGTAGCAAAGACCGCCACGGTGATCCTCGGTGTATTTGCAACGGCCCTTTCCGTGGTCCTGGTATTTATGGATGTGAATTCCATCCTCGATGTATTCCAGGAGATCACAGGTTTATTCATTGGTGCCTCCACCGGACTTTTTATGCTGGGCATCTTCACTAAAAGGGCTAATGCCACCGGTGCATTGATAGGAGCGATCAGCAGTGGTTTGATCCTGTATTGTGTTAAAACATTTACCCCGCTTAGTTTCTGGCTGTACAGCGCTATCGGTTTCCTGAGCTGCTACATCATCGGTTACCTGGCCAGTTGCGTTCTGCCGGGTAGAAGAGGTTTGCAGGGACTTACTTATTATACCATCAAAGATCATTTAAAAGAGAAATAAATATGGAACATGTTATTGCGCTGGATGCAGGGATGAACAAATACCAGCCGCTGAAAAAGATCATTTGTTACGACGACTTTGACAAAGGCCTGAACGGATGGATGGACTTGCATCCCAATTATGTCGGCAAAGATTTCAATACGCTGCGGTACAGCCATGTGGATAAAACACAATGGGGGCCGCTGATGTTGAGCAGTGCCAGTTTCAGGCTGGCAGGCACGCATGGTTCCATGGATGGTACGTACTCTTTGAAATTATCCACCCGCCAGGCTGCTAATCCTTATACAGAAGCCCCTGCGCCGGGTAGTTTATCACACGGCATAAAACGTTTGACCACACATCTTCCCAAAGGCTTGCGTCAATTTGAAATGTGGTATGCCTACACTCCTGAACAGGACCGGCAGGGACTCAGCGAACAGGCTATGCGCGCATTCGGAATATTCTTCGATATCCAGGATGATGAATACCGCTATTTCATAGGGGCCCGTTACCTCAATGCCGTGAATGGAGAAATGGTACGCCGCTGGCAGATCTTTAAAGCAAAAGAAGTAACAGATGTGGAATGGGCCTATGGCGTGGAAAACGACTGGTGTAAAATGGGTATCGATGCCATGTGGTACGGCAAACGTTATGCAGATGGTTCCACGGATGGCTTTGAATTTATCCCAGGTGGTTACCAGGACCTCTGTTACAATGAAAGTGACGACAAGATCAACTGGAGTTACCTGCGTTTGCTGATAGACACAGAAAAGAGAGAATATGTGGAATTGCAATCCGGCAGCAGGGTCTTTGATCTCAGGGGTATGAAACCTACACTTACGGCTCCTTACGCGAGAATAAAAGGTTTGTTCAATCCCAGTATGTGGGTGGAAAACGATACAGACAGGCGGGTATTCTTTTATGCAGACTCCGTTGTTATTTCAGGCGAATAATTATTAATTGATATGAGACATTTTCATGCATCTGCCGTAGAGCGCAGGAAGTATTTTAAAGGCGCAATGAGCTCTCACCCTATGGAAGCCGGATGGGCAGGAGAAGCGATCTTTTTTTTGATCATAGAAGAATTAAAGGGCAATGATACCCGTTTAAACGCATGTGTAGAAATTTCAGCGGATGGCATCAACTGGATCAAAGAAGGCGCTGTATTTCCATCCATTGATCAACCTGGTCATTACTTCTGTAAAGTATCCCATTTTGGTAACTGGTTAAGGGTGAACGGAGAAATAACCGGCCAGGACGCTGAAATAAAAGCATCTGTTCACCTACATCTGAAAGCATGATCAAAGTTCTTTTATTTGCATGGGTATCCTTAACAGCTGAACACTGGCGTGGATACCAGAAAGACTATCTGCCGGCAGAATGGCAGGTAGAAGATGGGGCACTAACATTGACAAAAAAAGGTGGTGGCTATATCGTCACCAAAGAGAAGTTCGGGGATTTTGAATTGAAACTGGAATGGAAAATATCCGAAGCCGGCAATAGCGGTGTACTCTTTCATGTATCGGAAGACTACAAAAACGTTTATGAAACCGGCCCTGAAGTACAGGTGCTGGACGATGAACGGCACCCGGATGCAAAGAAAGGAGCGGAGGGCACACATAAAGCCGGGGCTAATTATGACCTGATGCCTCCCTTAACGAATGCGGTAAAACCCGCCGGTGAATGGAACCGTTTCCGCCTGAAAGTAAAAGGCGGCCATGTACAGCATTGGCTGAATGGAAAAAAACTGCAGGATTATCAGTTGGGCAGCCCGGAATGGCAACGCCTGGTTGAGAAAAGTAAGTTTGCCGTGATGCCACAATACGGGAAATTCAAATCTGGTCATATTGCCCTGCAGGATCATGGGAACAGGGTATGGTTCAGAAATATCCGCATCCGCAGATTGTAAGGAGAAAATCGTATCTTAGATGAAAGGTCTTTCTGTCTAAACGCAGAAAGACCTTCTGTTTTAATACTATTTTATCATTCCTTCACATAGGGTATTCCTTCGTCGTTCGTTCTACCATCCTATACCCATCCAAGGCACCGCGTAATCGTTAATATACTATCAGCATCTCACTTTTAGCCAGGTCAATGGTCAGTAGTTTTCCTAACCAGTTAATGGAAACAATGCCATCATAGATCAAACCTTCTACAAAAGAAGCATTGATCCCCTCTGCTTTTACCATAGGAGCGGCTTTAGCAGCAAGGCTGCCTACTTTTGTATGGTAAATGGAACTTTTGAAGCTGGTATCTATCTCACTTTTATGCGCGATCCTTTTCACCTTAGTGGTATCGTTCACATCAATGCCCAGGGCAGGGATGTTCTTTGCATTAAAGCGGAATACATTGTTGCCCGCACCACTATCCAGCAGGAATTGAAGGGTAAGTTTATTTTCCAGCGTGAAATAAGCGAAGATGTCCAGCGATTTATCCCGGTTCCTTTCCAGTTGCAGGGGAATAATAGCTTTCGCGGCTTTTTTCCTGGCCGCAAGGCTTTTATCTGTTTCGATGATGAGCCGCTTCTGTTCGTAATCTATGGTGAAGGGCGTTTGCTGAAAGCTCATGAGGGAGATCAACCCGTCTATAGGTCCGAAATTGGCGTCGATCACAGCAACAGTAGGAGATTTAACTGTAAAGCCATCTAAAGTTAGCAGATCGGCGGTGTAAAGATCGGCATCTATTCTTTCCCCTGTAGCGCGGAAACCGGTGAAACCGCCATCCTGTTTAGGGAAATTGCGGAGTTTGTCTGCAAATTTCTTCGTTACTACATGCAGCCCGCCACCGGTATCAAACACAAAATTACCTTCCACTCCATTGATGGAAGCTTTAACAAGGATGTGGCCCCCGGGAATGATCTGTATTGGGATCACTGTCTGGGCATAAAGGGAATGGCATACTATCGTCAGCAGCAGGAGCAAGGAACGTTTCATATAGCACGGTTTAAATGATGCCGCAAAAATACAGAAGGTTGTTGGCAATATCATTCCTTATTCCGGAAGATCAGCACTATTGGCGCTCCCTGTTCCTGAGCAGTAATACAAATGCCAGCATGGGAGCAATTGCAAATGTTCCCATTAACCAGCCTGCCGCTTGCTGTGCACCAACGATCCCGCCGGGATTCAATATTCCTGTGGAATTCGCTACCAAACCAGCCAGTGCGGTACCACAGGAAGTGGCCAGCAATTGCACAATGGAAATAGAAGCAGAAGCTTTTGCTTCTTCTCCCGGCATTGCTGCTTTGAGTACCCTGGTAAGTAAATGAGACCAGCCCATTCCCACTCCTGCACCAATAGATACCAGTAACAGGCACATGCCTATGATATTAAACCCTCCGGGTAATACCACGCTCAAACCGGTTAACCCGATAAAAATGAACACTGGTCCCATCAGGATCATTTTATTGGCCTGTTTATCCATTCCTGCAAAGGCAATGGAAGCGGCAGACCAGCCCAATGCAATGAGTACGGTAAGATAACCTGCTTTGAGCGGGGAGAAATGATGGATCTCCTGCATGAAATACGGTACATAGATCTCCACTGTAGCAGCGATCGCTAAAAAAGAGATCACGAGGTAAGTGGTGCCCAGTTTCGAAGAGATCTTATAAGCCCCATGTGGTAATAAACGGTTGGAAGAATTTTTCTCACTGAACACCAATGCACCCAGCAGTATCACAGCACCTGCAACCCCCGCGATATTGGCAGCCATATGTGCTGTGATGCTTCCCACAGAAATAGAAAGTGCAGCCAAAGTGATCAGCAAAAGTTTAAATAAAGGGATCTTGTCGGGTGCTGCACCACCCGCTTCTTTCTTTGGCAGTACTTTTTCCGTTAACAGTACAATGATGAATGCAATGCCCAATAAAGTAAAGAAAGCAGAACGCCAATGCCCGAACTGTGCAAACACACCTCCGATAAACGGACCGGAAAATGCACTGACGCCCCACATGGCAGAGATGAGCGCCATGGCCCTGGGCCAGAGCTTCTCTTCAAATACAATGCTCACCATTGCATAAGAAAGCGCGAATAATAAACCACCCCCGATGCCCTGGACAAAACGGCCGATCAGTAAAATATAAATGGATGGTGCCAGCGCACAGATCAAGGCACCAACAGAAAAGGAAAAGATCGCTGTTCTGTATGCCACACGGGGCCCTTGTTTAATAAGTGTGCGGGAAGAGATCACAGAACCGATCATGGCTGCTACAATATACACCGTAGTAGCCCAGGAGTAGAAATTCAAACCACCAATGTCGCTGGTGATGGAAGGCATAATGGTGGTGGCTAAATAAACGTCTGTAGCATGCAGCATTACGCCTCCTGCCAGTGCTATTGATTTGATACCGTTGTTTCCTGTAAGTAATGCCGCCCAGCCGGTCTTTTCCTTTGTAATAAGCATGATGGGGGCAAAGGTAATAATAAACCAAATAATTTCTTGGTTTATTATTTAACGTTTTGAACACATACATTACTGTAAATAAAACGTAGCTTACAGATATACAATTTTGTGAATTTCGTATAACATATTAACAACATGAATGACAACAATAAAAAACATGCCATCGTCCGCTTTGCACCAAAGGGGAATGACAGTTTTTTCGAAATGGTGAAAGCGAAAGTGGATGATTATTTCACTGCCAATAAATTATCGCGTTATGCCACTAAAGGCATGTGGGTGAAAACAGTGGTGATGATACTGATCTATGTGGCACCTTATGTGCTGATGGTTACCGGTGTTGGTGCATCCAGTAACTGGCTTTATCTTGGCTTCTGGGCACTGATGGGCCTGGGGGTTGTAGGTATTGGTACCTCTGTAATGCACGATGCCAATCACGGTACCTATTCTGCTAAAAAGAATGTAAACTCCACAATGGCTTATATATTGGAAATGATCGGCGGGTATAGTGTTACCTGGAAGATCCAGCACAATATATTACACCATACTTACACCAATGTATCGGGCCTGGACGAAGATATTGATACCACCGCGCTGCTGCGTTTCTCTCCGAATCATAAGCTGCGCTGGTTCCATCGTTTTCAGTTCCTCTATGCCTGGTGCCTCTATGCAGTAATGACCTTGTTCTGGATGACGGTGAAGGAATACCGTCAGCTGGTACGTTACAACCAGTTCTCCCTGCTCAAGAAAGCCAAGACCACGCTGCCAAAGGCCATCACCCATCTTACTTTGTATAAACTGTTCTATTACGGTTATATCATTGCATTACCCTTATTGTTCTCCGGAGTTTCCTGGTGGATGGTATTGGTAGGTTTTGCCGTAATGCATGTGATAGCAGGTGTTGCGCTGGCCTGTATATTCCAGCTGGCCCACGTGATGGAAACATCTTCTTATGCTGAGCCGGTAATGGATGAAGGTGGTGAACAAAGGATGGAAGAGAACTGGGCTGTGCATCAGTTACTCAACACATCTAACTATGCACCCCGTAATAAATGGCTTTCCTGGTTTATAGGTGGATTGAACTATCAGATAGAACACCATCTGTTCCCGGGCATCTGCCATGTGCATTACCCTAAATTGTCCCCGATCATTCATAGTTCTGCGCAGGCCTTTGGTTTGCCTTATAATGTACAACCTACTTTCCTGCATGCCCTTTGGGACCATGCCCGGATGTTACATATTTTGGGACGAAAACCCAGGACATAAAAAAAGGGCGGTAAGAATACCGCCCTCATAAATTTTTAACCATATCCTATGAAAAACCTTAACAAAGATAGGCAGAGAACTTTCCCTCCAATACTTCATTTTGCCAACGCACAGTTTTATCTGGTGAACGTAGCGTTTTTACTGTTGTTAACCTGAACTTAACAGTTATTAAAATCTTCCGTTTTGCGGAAGTGGTTGATTACTAATCTTTTTGGCCTGAATTGTCATAAAATGCTAACTTGCCATTTATGACAACAAAATTTGAAGCCTCCGCATCTTTTGCACAAAGCATGGATGTGCTTGATCCTCTGCATGTTCTAAAGTCCCGTTTCCACTTCCCGCAACACCAGGGAAAGAACAGCATCTACTTCTGCGGCAATTCCCTCGGCTTACAACCAAAGAGCGTTACTGCGGCTATACAACAGGAGTTATCTGACTGGCAGGAAATGGCGGTAGAAGGTTATTTCCGTGCAAAGAATCCCTGGTTATACTACCAGTACAATTTTGGGAAAGGATTATCCGCTATGATGGGTTGCAGTGAAGAAGAAGTAACGGTGATGAATACGCTTACCGTCAACCTTCACCTCATCCTGCAAAGCTTTTACCGCCCCGCGAAGGAGCGTTTTAAGATCATCATGGAAGCAGGTGCTTTCCCCTCTGATCAATATGCCATAGAAACCGCCGTAAAGCTTCATGGCTTTGATCCGGAAACCGCTATTGTGGAAGTACATCCCTTGGCCGGTGAAAAGTTATTACGCACGGAAGTGATCCTGCAAACCATACAGGACCATAAGGATACACTGGCCCTGGTACTCATGGGGGGTATCAATTACTACACAGGGCAATTCTATGATATACCCGCTATTACCGCAGCAGCGCATAAAGCAGGTGCTTATGCAGGTTGGGACCTTGCACATGTGGCGGGCAATATTCCTTTGCAGTTGCATAACTGGGCTGTGGATTTTGCCGTTTGGTGTTCCTATAAATACCTGAACGGAGGCCCCGGTGCAGCAGGTGGCCTGTATGTACACGAACGTTTTGGGAATGATCCTGCTTTTCCGCGTTTAGGGGGCTGGTGGGGAAACGATGAGAAAACAAGGTTCAAAATGGAAAAGGGTTTTGTTCCCCGGAAAGGAGCCGCAGGGTGGCAGATCAGTACAGCACAGGTGTTTAACATGGTAGCCCTTAAAGCATCTATGGAAATATTTGAGGAAGCAGGCATACATGCATTACGTGAAAAGAGCCTGCAACTCACGGCTTACCTGGAACACCTGATCCGCCGGTCACCATTACCATGTGAGATCATCACGCCGGAAGATCCAACGCAGAGAGGCGCACAGCTTTCTTTATTCTTCCCCGAAAATGGAAAAGCCATTCACGCGCAAATGATGGAAACAGGTATTATCTGTGATTATCGCGAGCCAGGTGTGATCAGGCTGGCACCTGCACCTTTGTATTGTTCTTATACTGATGTGTTCAGGTTCTACGAAGTACTTACTTCCCGGTAGTGTACCCCACTTTGTAATTTGCCTTTTTTGTTTAAATTGAAAGATGAAAATAAATACCTGGCTGGCCCTGGGCGATTCTTATACCATTGGCGAAGGCGTTCCTTTACACGAAAATTTTCCTTACCAGGCACTGCAATTACTGCGCAATCGTGGCTTATTATTCCATGCACCGGAGATCATTGCCAAAACCGGCTGGACGAGCGATGAACTCATCGCACATATGCAGCAGGTACGCCTGCAGCAGGAGTATGACAGGGTAAGCATCCTGATCGGTGTAAATAATCAATACCGCGGCATGGATGTAAAGGATTTTGAAACTACGCTGGAATGGCTGGCCGCAAAAGCATTGCAGTTCACAAATGGTCATGCGGAAAGGGTAGTAGTGATCAGTATTCCGGACTGGGGTGTTACACCTTTTGCGCAGGACCGGGATGCCAGTGCCATTCATGATGCCATTGACCGGTTCAATGCCGTTAATCAAAAGCTCAGCAGGGAAAAAGGATTCCATTACATAGATATTACAACGGACTACCGGAGCACCGGCATGCTGCAGGAAAGTGTGGTGGAAGATATGCTGCATCCATCAGGGAAAGTTTATAAAGAATGGGCGCAAAAGGTGGCGGAAGTTTTTTATATTGAAAAATGAAACACGTTATGATCTCGTGCTGCTTCCTTGTCTTGGGCAGCACATTCTCCTATGCACAGAACAGGTCTCAATGGGTATATCCCGATAACAAAGGCCGGCTGGTTTATAAAACCACAGCCGCCGGGGACCGTATCATGGACTTCTCTTATGCAGGATACAAAGGTGGTGGCGTAGCCTTGCCTGATGTACCTGTTAAGAAAAAAGTAGCACCATCCGGTAGCGCAGATGATACACAACTGATCCAATCCGCCATCGACGAAGTGTCTGCTTTGCCTCTACAGCAGGGCTTCCGGGGAACCGTATTACTGGAGCCCGGTACTTTTACCTGCACCGGTCCGCTTATTATAAATGCTACAGGTGTTGTATTGCGTGGCAGTGGAAGCGGTAAGAATGGAACTACTATTAAGATGACGGGACCCAAACATGCAGCTGTTTTAATTGGAACGGCAGGAAAACAAGCTGCTGGTTCCAAAAGCATGCCTGTAACAGATACTTACCTTCCCGCAGGCAGCTCTTCTTTCAAAGTAGCAGATGCTGCTGCTTTTTCAAAGGGAGACCAGGTCCTTGTAAAGAAACCTGTCACAGAAGAATGGATCCACCAGATGGAAATGGATAATTTAAAGCGCGACGGTAAACCACAAACATGGATAAGTAAGAATTCCTTCTTAGTAATGGAGCGGAAGATCACGTCTGTTTCCGGCAATACTATCACTATAGATATACCGCTGGCAGATGGTGGAAAGGGTATTGTAATCAGCCATGCCGGGGCTTCCGAACGTATCACGGATGTGGGCGTGGAACAATTGCACATACAATGCCCGCCATTGGAAATTGATTACGGGCATGCACCGTATTCCGGTATTAAGATCAATGCAGATGATTGCTGGGTGAAGGATGTATACTGCGAAGAAACCATGAACACTACTACGCTGGCAGGTAACCGTATCACCATGCAGCAGGTGGTGGTAACACATACTTACACCAACCTGGGTGCATCCAAACCAACGGATTTCAGCCTGGAAGGCAGCCAGAACCTGATAGACCGCTGTGAAGTAACAGGTGGCAATACTTACTTCGTTTGGACGGCTGGTTTGAGAGCTGGCCCCAATGTTATATTGAACAGTACTTTCCGTGGCCATGGGAGCCGCATTCAACCACATATGCGTTGGTCAACCGGTTTGCTGGTAGATAATTGTACCGTAGCAGATGGAGGTATTGATTTTATGAATCGTGGTGTAGCCGGTTCTGGTCACGGTTGGACGATGGGTTGGGCTGTAGCCTGGAACTGTATAGCTAAAACATATGTAATTCAAAACCCTCCCGGTGCTGCGAACTGGGCTATCGGATGTATCGGTACAAGATATCAGACAGCCCGTTTGTTTGACAGTAGCCCCGTATTACCGGATGGTAATTTTGACTCCCATGATAAACCGGTATTCCCGCAAAGCCTCTATCTCGCGCAGTTAGCGGAACGCCTGGGTAATAAAGCGTTGCAGCATATCGGGTATAAAGAGAATGGCGGATTCCGCAATAAGCAGGTGGCGCCGCTGCCTCCTTTGAAA includes the following:
- a CDS encoding sodium:solute symporter family transporter; the encoded protein is MKKYIYLLCAVLFFSKVQAQQWFSWNKTLELPVKEGLSNTITGVSNGALIVAGGSNFNQPIQQGGQKIIYDKIYVATDDNTMNWREAGRLPFPLANAAVVNTNNGLLVMGGTNGKSNSDKVFLLRWDPVSNKVETDTAFPRLPVPLSSLSAARAGNNIYIAAGQDDAGLPSQGFWKLDLTKPEWQPLPSWPGAARTGAAMLTQSNGEYECLYLFGGKGTAGYLKDAFAYNTHKQTWKTLTPLPRPAWFSPAIGLGPTHVILFSGSDGHDADKAIELKDDYHMVKEVLAYHTITDTWIKLNDVPAGVAGATAVRWKDQLMLVGGELRPGVRTSQIQVAALQTARQKSKFGWIDYSTLVIYLLVLALMSYYFSRKKTDDYLLGSKNIPYWVAGISIMATQVSAIGFMSIPAKAYAINWAYFAGVFTWFIAVPIVTKAYIPFIRKLNVASAYHYLEERFNSGARLFAASVFVFYQLARMGLVLYLPSLALSAVTPLDIITCILIMGVLSTVYTVVGGIEAVIWIEVVQAVLLFGGALVCAILAIVGLKGGLSDFFTQGIADQKFSLGQAEWNFTSSSLIVILIGNIFIRLGNLTSDQAVVQRYMTTPDLKQAKRSVWADVAVSIPWAIVIYGLGTALYIFYKQHPEQLNPSVTTDGILPMFIAQHAPVGLSGLIIAAIFAASMATLESHIHSVATIFTTDFYGRYKKDLTQKQTAKVAKTATVILGVFATALSVVLVFMDVNSILDVFQEITGLFIGASTGLFMLGIFTKRANATGALIGAISSGLILYCVKTFTPLSFWLYSAIGFLSCYIIGYLASCVLPGRRGLQGLTYYTIKDHLKEK
- a CDS encoding DUF6772 family protein, giving the protein MEHVIALDAGMNKYQPLKKIICYDDFDKGLNGWMDLHPNYVGKDFNTLRYSHVDKTQWGPLMLSSASFRLAGTHGSMDGTYSLKLSTRQAANPYTEAPAPGSLSHGIKRLTTHLPKGLRQFEMWYAYTPEQDRQGLSEQAMRAFGIFFDIQDDEYRYFIGARYLNAVNGEMVRRWQIFKAKEVTDVEWAYGVENDWCKMGIDAMWYGKRYADGSTDGFEFIPGGYQDLCYNESDDKINWSYLRLLIDTEKREYVELQSGSRVFDLRGMKPTLTAPYARIKGLFNPSMWVENDTDRRVFFYADSVVISGE
- a CDS encoding 3-keto-disaccharide hydrolase; this translates as MIKVLLFAWVSLTAEHWRGYQKDYLPAEWQVEDGALTLTKKGGGYIVTKEKFGDFELKLEWKISEAGNSGVLFHVSEDYKNVYETGPEVQVLDDERHPDAKKGAEGTHKAGANYDLMPPLTNAVKPAGEWNRFRLKVKGGHVQHWLNGKKLQDYQLGSPEWQRLVEKSKFAVMPQYGKFKSGHIALQDHGNRVWFRNIRIRRL
- a CDS encoding retropepsin-like aspartic protease, encoding MKRSLLLLLTIVCHSLYAQTVIPIQIIPGGHILVKASINGVEGNFVFDTGGGLHVVTKKFADKLRNFPKQDGGFTGFRATGERIDADLYTADLLTLDGFTVKSPTVAVIDANFGPIDGLISLMSFQQTPFTIDYEQKRLIIETDKSLAARKKAAKAIIPLQLERNRDKSLDIFAYFTLENKLTLQFLLDSGAGNNVFRFNAKNIPALGIDVNDTTKVKRIAHKSEIDTSFKSSIYHTKVGSLAAKAAPMVKAEGINASFVEGLIYDGIVSINWLGKLLTIDLAKSEMLIVY
- a CDS encoding MFS transporter; translated protein: MLITKEKTGWAALLTGNNGIKSIALAGGVMLHATDVYLATTIMPSITSDIGGLNFYSWATTVYIVAAMIGSVISSRTLIKQGPRVAYRTAIFSFSVGALICALAPSIYILLIGRFVQGIGGGLLFALSYAMVSIVFEEKLWPRAMALISAMWGVSAFSGPFIGGVFAQFGHWRSAFFTLLGIAFIIVLLTEKVLPKKEAGGAAPDKIPLFKLLLITLAALSISVGSITAHMAANIAGVAGAVILLGALVFSEKNSSNRLLPHGAYKISSKLGTTYLVISFLAIAATVEIYVPYFMQEIHHFSPLKAGYLTVLIALGWSAASIAFAGMDKQANKMILMGPVFIFIGLTGLSVVLPGGFNIIGMCLLLVSIGAGVGMGWSHLLTRVLKAAMPGEEAKASASISIVQLLATSCGTALAGLVANSTGILNPGGIVGAQQAAGWLMGTFAIAPMLAFVLLLRNRERQ
- a CDS encoding fatty acid desaturase family protein, which produces MNDNNKKHAIVRFAPKGNDSFFEMVKAKVDDYFTANKLSRYATKGMWVKTVVMILIYVAPYVLMVTGVGASSNWLYLGFWALMGLGVVGIGTSVMHDANHGTYSAKKNVNSTMAYILEMIGGYSVTWKIQHNILHHTYTNVSGLDEDIDTTALLRFSPNHKLRWFHRFQFLYAWCLYAVMTLFWMTVKEYRQLVRYNQFSLLKKAKTTLPKAITHLTLYKLFYYGYIIALPLLFSGVSWWMVLVGFAVMHVIAGVALACIFQLAHVMETSSYAEPVMDEGGEQRMEENWAVHQLLNTSNYAPRNKWLSWFIGGLNYQIEHHLFPGICHVHYPKLSPIIHSSAQAFGLPYNVQPTFLHALWDHARMLHILGRKPRT
- the kynU gene encoding kynureninase translates to MTTKFEASASFAQSMDVLDPLHVLKSRFHFPQHQGKNSIYFCGNSLGLQPKSVTAAIQQELSDWQEMAVEGYFRAKNPWLYYQYNFGKGLSAMMGCSEEEVTVMNTLTVNLHLILQSFYRPAKERFKIIMEAGAFPSDQYAIETAVKLHGFDPETAIVEVHPLAGEKLLRTEVILQTIQDHKDTLALVLMGGINYYTGQFYDIPAITAAAHKAGAYAGWDLAHVAGNIPLQLHNWAVDFAVWCSYKYLNGGPGAAGGLYVHERFGNDPAFPRLGGWWGNDEKTRFKMEKGFVPRKGAAGWQISTAQVFNMVALKASMEIFEEAGIHALREKSLQLTAYLEHLIRRSPLPCEIITPEDPTQRGAQLSLFFPENGKAIHAQMMETGIICDYREPGVIRLAPAPLYCSYTDVFRFYEVLTSR
- a CDS encoding SGNH/GDSL hydrolase family protein — protein: MKINTWLALGDSYTIGEGVPLHENFPYQALQLLRNRGLLFHAPEIIAKTGWTSDELIAHMQQVRLQQEYDRVSILIGVNNQYRGMDVKDFETTLEWLAAKALQFTNGHAERVVVISIPDWGVTPFAQDRDASAIHDAIDRFNAVNQKLSREKGFHYIDITTDYRSTGMLQESVVEDMLHPSGKVYKEWAQKVAEVFYIEK